The DNA region TGTGGCCCTGCAGAGGGTGCTGCTACTGTACATCAAATAGAACAGAGGAAATTAAAATATATCAGAAACATTTAGCTACTACTTCTATGAAATTTATGTTGAAGATTACTTTCTATAAGCTGCAGTATTTCACATGCTCTCAACcctctttttttctgaaattagtGCGTTGAGCTGGTCTGTCAGGGATTTTTGTGGTTAACAAACATGACTTCTCATTTCAGATCCTCTACAGAACAGTTTCATGTGTCAAGTGTCACACTCTGACGCAAAATGAGACGTCATCACTTTTTAAAGTGGAAGCGAAGTGGATGAAACAAAGAGAAAATGTGTAGAGATCTCTACATCACATATGTTACACtgtagctttccattgatgtatggtttattaggataggacaatatttggccgaaacaccactatttgaaaatctggaatctgaaggtacaaaaaaatacaacaatattgagaaaatcacctttgaagttgtccacaTTAAGTCCTTAGCCATGcagattactaatcaaaaatttagttttaatatatgtatggtaggaaatttacaacttatcttcatggaacatgcatctttacttaatatcctaatgttttttggaataaaagaaaaaaatatcatttttagacccatataatgtattgttggctattgcaaCCAATATATCTGttctacttatgactggtttgtggtccaggatcagatattgtatgataaaaataaaataaatatcataaaaaccTTCGGTACATATCATTGGTATATTTGTCTTGTAGCAGTTGGTAAAGGATTAGTCCTCACAAGTCTTATCTGCAGAGAAACTCTAGTTTTCCTATAGCACAAAACCAAGTAAACAGAtgcaacatttaaattaaacttttaacaaCCTTTCAGCTTCATAAGAGGGAGGTGCACAACGGCATTTAGCTTCAAGGGCTGGAACGTGAGTACTTTTGCGTGGATGGAAATTATGAAGAAGTTCAACCGAAAGCTGTCGCCTCCCCAGAACCTCAGAAGTGTGTTTTGCGTATCTAGAGACAGCCAGGGGCTGTTGTCGACTGTCGGAAGAAACATAGATGTAGGAGGGGACAATACCAGCTCTGACGTTGCTTAGCGCACTCGAAAAACAAAGATCCACATGATGACAATCCATGATTTAAATGTTAATCTTAGTTGTGAGACGAGAGCGTTGAGACAAGAGTTGAtgcaacaagaagaaaaaaaaactaagaaatatcattacaaataaaagaaaaagaaataaaaaaataatattacatataacaACAGCAATGAATTAACCTGATATTTATACTAGAGACTATcaacaatattttagatttagtcctttatttaaaactgtaaattaGACACCATATAATCAGACACATTGCACAGAATGGAAACAGACATAATTTCTGCCTACAATAATGTCACTGGTCTATGCAACCAATTTATTTCCATTTCACAGAAACAACATTAAATCTTTATAATTAGGCTacacacacaagaacaaaaaGGAAAGATTCTCAGACATTGTCCTTAGCCCACCTAAATATGGAAATCTCAGATCATTTGTAATTTGTCTCAGGAATGCATGAGTCACTACAGGGCATGTCTGTGATAAACAACTGTGGTGACAAGGAAAAGACTAATAAGGTTATGGCAACCATCACCCTACCAACAGCTGTTGACTGAAGTCCAATGAAGTGAAGATTTAATTTCAAATTCACTGATCAGCTGAATTCGAAGTAAATCTGTCTCCAATTAATGAATTGAAATCAATTCAAGGCTTATATGAAATCAGCCATCTGAATTCAAATGGATGAGCATTTACACTACGAAAGCAATGACTTTTTCCACACCTTCACATGTGGATGAATCTCAATTGATTTTGGACCCCGAATGTTTCAAACCGGTTGCCAAAACAGGAATAAACGGGGTCTTAAACAACCCTTGATGTAAGCTTCTTTTGACTATTTATAATTATTCTTACAGCACTGaagaacaataaaaatattaacaatattaattatttaaaaagtttcttCAACAATGTAAGACAATTATAGTTAAGCACTCATTATTAGATAAGGTATAGTTCACTCATTtatcaccctcaagttgttccagaaCTGTATAAGTTTCAATCTCCTGTTGAacacgaaagaagatattttgaagaatgttggtattcAAACATGCCAATGActgacagtgtttttattttcatactaTGCAAGTCAGTGGTTATTGTCAagtgtttggttatcaacattcttcaaaatatctgtaTAAACTATCCCTATCCCTACGTGGAAATGTAATTATGTTAACAGCAATTGAATATAGTTATATAACAACTAATAGTTATATAACAACTAATATTGCATGCATAAAACATACTCCATAAAAAGAAACACTGAGGCCGTTAACAATTGTGTTAGACGAGCAAAGACTGGCACTTTTCCCCAGATTCTTCAACAGGCTTTCTGCATACACTTTCTAGAGAAAATAAATGTGAGAAGTATGAATAGAGAGtagccacacacacacccacacccacacacacacacacacacacatggtcatATAGTAAACTAAGGGTACTCCACCTTTTCGAAAATCCACTTTCTTGTGGTTATGAATACAGTAGGTGACTTTACACTTTCGGTACAGGAGTCCAGCCAGCAGAATAATACTAGCACTTGCCATAACCAGCCCTAGaatgaaatatgaattaaatatttgcaaGAAAGATACAAATTGTAACTGATTACTTAACCTGAAAGCAATAAAAGAAGATTACACAAGGCGTAGATgctgtcttcttttgtgttaatgGAAGAGGAGACTGTAGTTGTTGAAGTGGTCGTGGTGGTAGTAGTATGGGCTTTGGGAGGTTCAGTCACCTCTTCCGAGGCATTTTTGCAGCTAGCATCAGAAGTGGTTGTGCCTGGGTCTTTAACCCCACTTTGACACCTAAAGAGCAAAAAATTAATGTAGTTCTCTTCATGAAACAATCATAAAGGTTAAGTTCAGtcgaaatgaaaattatgtcatcactTACTCATGCCAGTTTCATCACAAACCACAAAACTTTTCTTCTACATAACACAAATTTCGAGTATCTTTGTATTTTTCTTGCCCATACAATGACAGCTTAATTTTATCTACAGAAATAcctgaaacatttttcaaaatatcttctttagttCTCCATACAGCTTTAGAATGAACATGaggaagagtaaatgatgacacaattgtaATGTTTGACTAAACGTCTCTTTGTAGTCTCAGTGCTGAATCATTAAACTTGCACAAGAGGGCGCTTATTAAGCACTGAAATAAAGCATGCTGAGATGATTAATATGCTTTTAGGTCATCACTGAACTTCATTCAACTTTTACTGGGGAATTTTTATGCTCCCCCTCAATAAGTCGGCTATAACAATTGAACAGGGTCCCCTTTGTATATCTGGGTTCAGGGACATCGTGGCTTGTTGCCTCCCGTTGACAATAAACCTTTTAACTGACATATGCATGAGGCATGATGCTATAAACTGTatatcatttgattttttttttcaatgattgACTGCATTGATTTTTTGCAATACATAACTTACTCTCTCCATCTTTTACAAACCGAGTCACGTTTGTCTGTGAAGTAGCCAGGCTCACATTTTCTGCATATTCCTAAAAGAGAGACATGGTCCTGGTGTCATGAGATGCTCTTTAGTTTTTCGATGCGATTCAGAAAGGCAGGATTTAATGTGTACCTCTTTCATCTATTCCAGaacctttttcacacacacaaatctcttCACTGAACCGATTAATGGGTGTAAAGCCTTCTTTACATTTGCACTGAGTGTCACTGGTAGGTGTGCAAGCCTTGAATACAATACTACCTGAGGGTGGGAATTATAAGttattgttgaaaataaaaataatgtttttctctcTGACATTGCCTTTTTGTACACATCAAATGGTGTAAATTAAATATCACATACTGGGTGGATTACAGTAACATTCTCAGTAACTAAatttatcaacaacaacaaaaaaataaacgtgGCACTTACCTCTTCTACATGTGTTGCAGTTCTGGCAAACATTAGCTGTTCCAGGTGAAAGGCTGAATTGATTTGCTGGACATTTCTCACATTTGTTTGTATTATAATTAAGCCTCTGACCTACAATTAAAAGATATCTTTAATGAAGTGTTATGTGACTAATATCCTTTCAAACCGAATAGTAAGTCCCAAATTCAGGTATTAAACAATAATCATACATACCCGCTGAACAATTTGCGCTTGCATTTCGGTGAAGTAACAGTAAACACAGAAGAGTGGAGAGGACTTTCATGTAGCAGAACATGACAGTAAGACTGTCGAAGAGAACTGCAGCTGCACGTAACTCTCAAAAGAGAGGAAACAGCGACTGAAACCTCAAACTAACAGACAAGGTGAAATAACCCGTTCCATTTCACCCACGTTAactgtggaaaaaaaacacatgtagGATTGTACCCATTTccacttttatcttttttttttttttttactttatatgttCTATTTTGATTGCTCTTAGTCTGACTGGTACATGTCAAATgaaatgtgcaaaatgaaatgtgaaataaaaatgctCTAAATTCAACAAATGatcatttaaaacagaaatttgaagGATTGGCATTGCATTTACATTCATTGCTTTTTTACCAGTCTTCCTGGTTTAATTTTCTGTAACATATACCACAACTGCCTCGAAATAATTTTGTatcacttcttctttttttttttttttatcacttttatgaaacaaaaaaggaaattaaatctAATTGCTATCAGGTTCCTTGATGAAGTGATCAAATGTAATGACACATTAAGTTGCTCTCTCTTACTATGTAATCAGACATGTTTTGCATAAAGGAAAAGTCAACTCTTTATAACAGTACTGAAAACAGGTTGGTCTGACACATTTAGGGCAGAGTAGTAATTGAGATTACTTGGTTTACTGGTCTGCTGTTTACAGGAAAAAAAGAAGGGGGGTATGTTAGACATGTGCGGAGAATATGCATATACACTGTTTTACTCTTTATCATCAGCTGAGAAATAATGAATTGGGATAATAGTACAGGAAAAAAGCAAACAATgatacaaaaaacaaaatcattgAAATGTGATTGGAAAATGAGTCAATCAGATAACAGGATGAACGGCACCGTTCTCTTTGCAGAAAAGAGTGCAGAGCTTCCAGTTACCATGACATACATAGTGCAGATTTTATCAAAGCTTCTTCTGGTTCTCAGAGAAGTTTGTGATCCTAATGAAGGGGATTTAAAAA from Carassius auratus strain Wakin chromosome 6, ASM336829v1, whole genome shotgun sequence includes:
- the si:ch73-361p23.3 gene encoding tumor necrosis factor receptor superfamily member 4 is translated as MFCYMKVLSTLLCLLLLHRNASANCSAGQRLNYNTNKCEKCPANQFSLSPGTANVCQNCNTCRRGSIVFKACTPTSDTQCKCKEGFTPINRFSEEICVCEKGSGIDERGICRKCEPGYFTDKRDSVCKRWRECQSGVKDPGTTTSDASCKNASEEVTEPPKAHTTTTTTTSTTTVSSSINTKEDSIYALWLVMASASIILLAGLLYRKCKVTYCIHNHKKVDFRKESVCRKPVEESGEKCQSLLV